From one Gallionella capsiferriformans ES-2 genomic stretch:
- a CDS encoding carbon-nitrogen hydrolase family protein, whose product MSAESNHASATPFKVAAIQMASGPNVAGNLSEAKRLIARAAEQGARLVVLPEFFAIMGMNEKDKAAVREMAGSGPIQQFLSDTARQYKIWLVGGSIPLAASVPDKVLNSCLVFNEEGQQVARYDKIHLFNLSMGNESYDEAQTIEAGNQVVVIDSPFGRIGLAICYDLRFPELFRAMKDVDLIVLPAAFTETTGKMHWEILVRARAIENLAYVIASAQGGYHVNGRETHGNSMIIGPWGRILDRLPRGSGVVIAEVNPSYQASLRTGLPALTHRKISC is encoded by the coding sequence ATGTCAGCCGAATCAAACCATGCATCCGCCACCCCCTTCAAGGTAGCCGCCATTCAGATGGCCTCAGGCCCGAATGTGGCAGGAAATCTGAGCGAGGCAAAACGCCTGATTGCCCGCGCCGCCGAACAAGGCGCTAGGCTTGTGGTGCTACCCGAATTCTTTGCCATCATGGGCATGAATGAAAAGGACAAAGCGGCTGTGCGCGAAATGGCTGGCTCAGGGCCAATTCAGCAGTTTTTAAGCGATACCGCCCGCCAGTACAAAATATGGCTGGTAGGCGGGTCAATCCCGTTAGCGGCCAGCGTGCCCGACAAGGTGCTCAATAGCTGCCTAGTATTCAACGAAGAGGGTCAACAAGTCGCACGCTACGACAAGATTCACCTGTTCAATTTGTCGATGGGGAACGAAAGTTACGACGAAGCGCAAACGATTGAGGCGGGTAATCAGGTGGTCGTCATTGACAGCCCTTTCGGGCGTATCGGACTTGCCATTTGCTACGACCTGCGTTTCCCCGAACTGTTTCGTGCCATGAAAGATGTCGACCTCATCGTACTGCCGGCCGCCTTTACAGAAACAACAGGAAAAATGCACTGGGAAATACTGGTGCGCGCACGCGCCATCGAAAATTTGGCCTATGTGATCGCATCAGCGCAGGGCGGCTATCACGTCAATGGACGGGAGACACACGGCAACAGCATGATCATCGGCCCGTGGGGACGCATCCTTGACCGTTTGCCCCGCGGATCAGGGGTCGTAATTGCCGAGGTCAACCCATCCTATCAGGCAAGCCTGCGTACCGGCCTGCCTGCGTTAACACACCGAAAAATCAGCTGCTAA
- a CDS encoding bifunctional riboflavin kinase/FAD synthetase codes for MQILRGLYSPDTRPVALTIGNFDGVHRGHQALLNQLKAAAAARGLPTAVVIFEPHPREFFTPDTAPARLSSLREKLALFEQFGIDRVQVCRFDARLAQMSAADFIRALHQKLNAKFVLIGDDFRFGSGRIGDFALMEKIGEQQGFEVQAVQSVTHDGVRISSTAVRAALAAGQMRRCHDYLGRTYSISGRVVHGDGVGRKLGYPTANIQIKHNRPPLSGIFVVEAHAEGLGILQGVASLGVRPTLKHQARPILEVHLFEFKQDIYGKRLRVEFLQKRRDEQKFPDVGALTRQIALDVENAKKWFEQHD; via the coding sequence ATGCAGATACTACGCGGACTCTATTCACCCGACACCCGGCCTGTCGCCCTCACCATCGGAAATTTCGACGGGGTACATCGGGGTCATCAGGCCTTGCTGAACCAGTTAAAGGCAGCCGCCGCCGCACGCGGCTTACCGACAGCGGTGGTTATTTTTGAACCCCACCCGCGCGAATTTTTCACACCCGATACGGCACCAGCCCGATTGAGTAGCCTGCGAGAAAAGCTGGCGCTATTCGAGCAGTTCGGCATCGACCGTGTGCAGGTATGCCGCTTCGATGCCCGCCTCGCACAAATGTCAGCTGCAGATTTCATCCGCGCTCTACATCAGAAGCTTAACGCCAAATTCGTACTGATCGGCGACGATTTTCGCTTCGGCAGCGGACGCATCGGCGATTTCGCGCTGATGGAGAAAATCGGTGAGCAGCAGGGGTTTGAGGTGCAGGCAGTCCAAAGCGTCACACACGACGGCGTGCGTATCTCCAGCACCGCAGTTCGTGCGGCACTGGCAGCGGGACAAATGCGACGCTGCCACGATTATCTGGGCCGCACCTACAGCATATCGGGACGGGTCGTACACGGCGATGGCGTGGGACGTAAACTGGGCTACCCGACCGCGAACATCCAGATAAAGCACAACCGGCCTCCGCTGTCGGGCATCTTCGTCGTCGAAGCGCATGCCGAAGGACTAGGAATATTGCAAGGCGTGGCCAGTTTAGGCGTGCGTCCTACCCTGAAACATCAGGCACGACCAATACTTGAAGTACATCTTTTTGAATTTAAACAAGATATTTATGGCAAGCGGTTGCGCGTAGAATTTCTGCAAAAGCGCCGCGATGAACAAAAATTTCCCGATGTGGGAGCGCTCACGCGACAAATCGCGCTGGACGTCGAAAATGCAAAGAAATGGTTTGAACAACATGACTGA
- a CDS encoding YhdP family protein, producing MLNSRPVRLLWHSFNWLTRVTIVTTAVTAACCALIIIVLRYWLLPDIEQFHDKITASLSTAMGNPVSIEKIQGNWDGLHPHLSLSNVRILDKQGQPALVLPQIETSLSWLSLLAAELRLTRLEIERPTLLIRRDVSGKLYIGSVAVSSENNDDDLANWLLHQSRIVVRDAIIVWLDEQRNAPPLVLNRVNLHIENLFSHHQFALRASPATELATPLDIRGDFHGKRYGEWKKWRGQVFGQLDYTDMLAWRPWLKLPEELSRGRGAVRAWLSFDKGALTQLTADLIMQDITTRLTDNTPPMNIHFLRGRASWKALENGWEIATDKLSLRLLSGVQLQPTDFYFRTQAASKALASRGELRANLLQIESLVSLANFLPLEAGLRNELNAYAPRGQVSDLTLSWQGTPDKLLNYKIKGKFDNIALQQVGKNPGFSGLSLAIDGNETSGNLNINTRNLTIDAPGIMRETLQFHTLTGQANWQREHGELSIKVANVALANDDLAGNLYGTFQTKQDTLGIADLTASLTHGEIGHAARYIPLVALDKKDSDWLNDALLSGKTEDFRLRLKGNLSDFPLNGSTPSLFEIGARAHDVSMQFAPDWPKIENLSGEFQIHNNKLQVRAPTANMLGAHLHNLLITQPDMSSAEPILELKGEAEAANTTFLQFIQQSPVRGYIDGFTDGMTASGNGHITLSAQIPLLENKPAKVAGVLRISASDINIGNGIPWLRNTNGELSFTESDIKTNTVTANILGGPARLNVQTLDGGMLRATLQGRANLDQLRKSETTPLPDALQGSTNWDASISTFKNMTQLSLNSNLQGISSSLPAPFNKSANEIWPLHFEKKGTLDKQDLISAQLGKLLNARLISSDVNGVSTIKRGSLVFGGQSASLPARDGLWLSGNLPVLSVQGWGAVTGNSGSAPPIAGGALHIEQLTGYGLNLKDLQITLARRGDGLAAQLTSLPLNGELMWQPHGFNGKTKLSARLRNLHWTEQEKNNALPTQAAPLRQPQELPAIEVTIEDCMFKGKNLGRFELIGTPEGQNWRLRRLHITNPDGTLTGDGLWRSEQTSMQTQVNLLLTISNAGKILSRSGYPNTVKNGSGKMIANLSWDGQPFDFNYASLDGTLKLDTGQGQFLKMEPGIGKLLGILSLQALPKRITLDFTDVFSSGFEFDNINGNATIRRGVLQTDDLHLDGSSAKVTMKGLVNLNDETQNLRVEVLPTLGSSVSMLSAFAAGPVVGLGTLIVSKILGNPLDKLISFEYNVTGKWSDPSVVKVGEKPITIITAPKAANPSDKQ from the coding sequence ATGCTCAATTCCCGCCCCGTTCGCCTGCTCTGGCACAGTTTTAACTGGCTGACACGTGTCACGATTGTGACCACGGCGGTGACGGCTGCGTGCTGCGCACTCATCATCATCGTGCTGCGCTATTGGCTGCTGCCGGATATCGAGCAATTTCACGACAAAATCACGGCCTCGTTATCGACGGCCATGGGCAATCCGGTCAGCATCGAAAAGATTCAAGGAAACTGGGATGGCCTGCATCCCCACCTGAGTCTGAGCAATGTCCGTATTTTGGATAAGCAAGGCCAGCCCGCACTGGTTTTGCCGCAAATCGAGACCAGCCTGTCATGGCTGTCGCTGCTTGCCGCCGAACTGCGCCTGACCCGCCTTGAAATTGAACGCCCTACCCTGCTGATACGCCGCGATGTATCGGGCAAGCTTTATATCGGCAGCGTTGCCGTTTCTTCTGAAAATAACGACGATGATCTGGCGAACTGGTTATTGCATCAATCGCGTATCGTAGTACGCGATGCCATCATCGTGTGGCTGGACGAGCAACGCAATGCGCCGCCCCTGGTACTCAATCGGGTCAACCTGCATATTGAAAACCTGTTTAGCCACCATCAGTTTGCACTGCGCGCATCCCCGGCAACTGAATTAGCGACGCCACTGGATATCCGCGGCGACTTTCACGGCAAGCGCTATGGTGAATGGAAAAAATGGCGAGGACAAGTATTTGGGCAGCTCGATTACACCGACATGCTGGCATGGCGCCCCTGGCTTAAATTACCCGAAGAGCTCAGTCGCGGACGCGGTGCAGTCAGAGCTTGGCTGAGTTTCGACAAAGGCGCGCTTACGCAATTGACTGCCGATCTGATAATGCAGGATATTACGACCCGTCTGACTGACAATACTCCGCCAATGAACATCCACTTTCTGCGCGGCAGAGCTAGCTGGAAAGCGCTTGAAAACGGATGGGAAATAGCGACGGACAAACTGAGTTTACGCTTGCTCAGCGGCGTTCAATTACAACCGACTGACTTTTATTTCCGCACTCAGGCAGCCAGTAAAGCACTCGCCTCCCGCGGCGAGTTGCGCGCCAATTTACTGCAAATTGAAAGCTTAGTCAGTCTGGCTAATTTTTTACCGCTGGAGGCTGGCCTGCGCAATGAACTCAATGCCTATGCACCCCGCGGACAGGTATCAGACTTAACGCTGAGCTGGCAGGGCACACCTGACAAATTGCTCAATTATAAAATAAAGGGAAAATTCGATAATATCGCTTTGCAGCAAGTCGGGAAAAATCCCGGTTTTTCCGGCTTGTCGCTCGCCATCGACGGAAATGAGACCAGCGGAAACCTGAACATCAACACGCGCAACCTGACCATCGATGCGCCGGGCATCATGCGTGAAACGCTGCAATTTCACACCCTGACAGGTCAGGCCAACTGGCAGCGCGAACACGGCGAATTGAGCATCAAAGTTGCCAATGTGGCGCTGGCCAACGACGACCTGGCAGGCAACCTGTACGGCACCTTTCAGACCAAACAAGACACACTGGGCATCGCGGATCTGACCGCCTCACTCACTCACGGCGAAATCGGGCACGCTGCCCGTTATATTCCACTGGTGGCGCTGGATAAAAAGGACAGCGACTGGCTGAACGATGCCCTGCTGTCCGGAAAAACCGAGGATTTTCGCCTAAGACTGAAGGGAAATCTGAGCGACTTTCCTCTGAATGGCAGCACGCCGTCTCTCTTCGAAATCGGCGCACGCGCCCATGATGTAAGCATGCAGTTCGCACCCGACTGGCCGAAAATCGAAAACCTGTCGGGTGAATTTCAGATCCACAACAACAAATTGCAGGTACGCGCACCGACAGCCAACATGCTAGGCGCACACCTTCACAACCTGCTGATCACGCAACCTGACATGTCAAGCGCGGAGCCAATACTGGAGCTCAAAGGTGAAGCAGAAGCCGCCAACACAACATTCCTGCAATTCATCCAGCAAAGTCCGGTGCGCGGCTATATAGACGGATTTACCGATGGCATGACAGCCAGCGGCAACGGACATATCACCCTGTCTGCACAAATCCCATTACTGGAAAACAAACCTGCCAAAGTCGCGGGCGTGCTGCGTATTTCCGCCAGCGATATCAACATCGGCAACGGCATCCCCTGGTTGCGCAACACGAACGGCGAACTGTCCTTCACCGAGTCGGACATCAAAACGAATACCGTGACAGCGAATATACTGGGCGGCCCGGCACGCCTTAACGTGCAAACTTTAGACGGCGGGATGTTGCGTGCTACGCTGCAGGGACGCGCCAATCTGGATCAGCTGCGCAAGTCGGAAACGACGCCGCTGCCTGATGCGCTGCAGGGAAGTACTAACTGGGATGCCAGTATCAGCACGTTCAAAAACATGACTCAGCTGTCGCTCAACTCAAATTTACAAGGCATCAGTTCCAGCCTGCCAGCGCCTTTCAATAAAAGCGCCAATGAAATATGGCCTCTGCACTTCGAAAAGAAAGGCACCCTCGACAAACAGGATCTGATCAGCGCACAACTGGGCAAATTGCTGAATGCCCGATTAATCAGCAGTGATGTCAACGGGGTTAGCACAATTAAACGTGGCAGCCTCGTTTTCGGCGGGCAGAGCGCGTCCCTGCCGGCCCGCGATGGCCTATGGCTTTCTGGCAACCTGCCTGTATTATCGGTACAAGGATGGGGTGCCGTTACTGGAAATTCAGGTTCTGCACCGCCCATAGCGGGAGGCGCCTTGCATATCGAGCAACTCACCGGCTATGGTTTAAACCTGAAAGATCTACAAATTACGCTCGCCCGGCGCGGAGATGGCCTCGCCGCACAGCTCACGAGCTTGCCGCTCAACGGCGAACTGATGTGGCAGCCGCACGGGTTTAACGGCAAGACTAAGCTCTCCGCCCGTCTGCGCAATCTGCACTGGACAGAACAGGAAAAAAACAATGCGCTCCCGACTCAGGCAGCCCCACTACGCCAACCGCAGGAGTTACCGGCCATTGAAGTCACTATCGAAGATTGTATGTTCAAAGGAAAAAATCTCGGTCGCTTCGAACTGATCGGAACGCCCGAAGGCCAGAACTGGCGATTGCGCCGCCTGCACATCACCAATCCGGATGGCACGTTAACCGGAGATGGGCTGTGGCGCAGTGAACAGACCAGCATGCAAACCCAAGTCAATCTGCTGCTCACTATCAGCAATGCTGGAAAAATTCTCTCGCGCTCCGGCTACCCTAATACCGTCAAGAACGGCAGCGGCAAAATGATCGCGAATCTGAGTTGGGACGGCCAGCCTTTTGACTTTAATTACGCATCGCTCGACGGCACCCTCAAACTCGACACGGGTCAGGGACAGTTCCTCAAAATGGAGCCCGGCATAGGAAAACTACTGGGCATACTCAGCTTGCAGGCGCTGCCCAAACGGATCACGCTCGACTTTACCGACGTATTCAGCTCCGGTTTCGAATTCGACAACATCAACGGCAATGCGACCATCAGGCGTGGCGTGCTACAAACCGATGATTTACACTTAGACGGCTCATCCGCTAAAGTGACCATGAAAGGGCTGGTGAATCTGAACGACGAAACTCAAAATCTGCGTGTAGAGGTTTTACCCACACTAGGTTCGAGCGTTTCAATGCTGAGTGCCTTTGCAGCAGGACCGGTAGTTGGCTTAGGCACACTCATCGTGAGTAAAATACTCGGAAATCCGCTCGATAAGTTAATCTCTTTTGAATACAATGTCACTGGAAAGTGGAGTGACCCGAGCGTGGTAAAGGTGGGCGAAAAGCCGATTACCATCATAACTGCGCCCAAAGCCGCGAATCCGTCGGACAAACAATAA
- the tldD gene encoding metalloprotease TldD, translating into MTLSASPDALFATAQKILLAPYLIETLQIEQVFNSMLAHRLDYADLYFQYSRAESWSLEEGIVKSGSFSIDQGVGVRAVSGEKTAFAYSDDISLNALQSAANATRAIASSGGTQTVPMIHKGSRRDIYLPNDPIASLKDADKVALLERIEGYARALDPRVVQVMAGLSGEYEVVMVARSDGLMNADIRPLVRLSITVIIESNGRREQGSAGGGGRFSYAYFTDEVLRKYAALAVHQASINLDAAPAPAGNMTVVLGNGWPGILLHEAIGHGLEGDFNRKGSSAFSGRIGERVASEGVTVVDDGTLSDRRGSMQMDDEGNATQCTTLIENGILKGYLQDTLNARLMGVPVTGNARRESYAHIPMPRMTNTYMLGGDKDPAEIIASVKHGLYAVNFAGGQVDITSGKFVFSTAEAYMIEDGKITYPVKGATLIGNGPDVLTRISMIGNDMALDPGVGTCGKEGQSVPVGVGQPTVRIDGLTVGGTV; encoded by the coding sequence ATGACCCTATCCGCCTCACCTGACGCCCTGTTTGCCACCGCGCAGAAAATTCTGCTCGCGCCCTATCTGATTGAAACACTACAGATTGAGCAGGTCTTCAACAGCATGCTCGCACATCGCCTCGACTATGCCGACTTGTATTTTCAGTACAGCCGGGCTGAGAGCTGGTCGCTCGAAGAGGGCATCGTCAAATCCGGCAGTTTCAGCATCGATCAGGGAGTGGGGGTGCGTGCCGTCAGCGGCGAAAAAACCGCCTTCGCCTATTCAGACGATATCAGTCTAAATGCGCTGCAAAGTGCGGCTAATGCCACGCGCGCCATTGCCTCCAGCGGTGGCACGCAAACCGTACCGATGATCCATAAAGGGTCACGTCGCGATATCTATCTGCCCAACGATCCAATTGCCAGCCTCAAGGATGCGGATAAGGTCGCGCTGCTCGAACGCATCGAAGGCTATGCGCGCGCACTCGATCCGCGCGTGGTGCAGGTAATGGCAGGACTGTCCGGTGAATACGAGGTTGTGATGGTCGCCCGCAGCGATGGACTGATGAATGCAGACATCCGCCCGCTGGTACGCCTGTCGATCACCGTTATCATCGAGAGCAATGGTCGCCGCGAACAAGGTTCGGCAGGCGGCGGCGGACGCTTCAGTTACGCGTATTTCACTGACGAAGTGCTGAGAAAATATGCCGCGCTGGCCGTGCATCAGGCATCAATCAATCTCGATGCGGCACCCGCACCTGCCGGCAACATGACGGTGGTACTGGGCAACGGATGGCCTGGCATCCTGCTGCACGAGGCGATCGGCCACGGACTGGAAGGCGATTTCAACCGCAAGGGCAGTTCAGCTTTTTCAGGGCGCATCGGCGAGCGAGTCGCCTCCGAAGGCGTCACGGTGGTGGACGACGGCACCCTCAGCGACCGGCGCGGTTCGATGCAGATGGACGATGAGGGCAACGCGACCCAGTGCACCACGCTGATCGAAAACGGCATCCTGAAGGGCTATTTGCAGGATACGCTCAACGCCCGTCTGATGGGTGTGCCGGTCACCGGTAATGCGCGTCGTGAGTCCTACGCACACATCCCGATGCCGCGCATGACCAACACCTATATGCTGGGCGGCGACAAAGACCCGGCGGAAATCATCGCCTCGGTAAAACACGGCCTGTACGCGGTCAATTTCGCAGGCGGTCAGGTCGACATCACCAGCGGAAAATTTGTATTCTCCACCGCCGAAGCCTACATGATCGAAGACGGTAAAATCACCTATCCGGTCAAAGGTGCAACGCTGATCGGTAACGGCCCGGATGTGCTCACGCGCATCTCGATGATCGGCAACGACATGGCGCTCGACCCCGGCGTTGGCACCTGCGGTAAGGAAGGCCAGAGCGTACCCGTCGGCGTCGGACAACCTACCGTCCGAATCGACGGCCTGACGGTAGGCGGCACGGTTTAA
- a CDS encoding cyclic nucleotide-binding domain-containing protein, giving the protein MTFSTQKNLSTILEPFGANEISMDEIRNTLDATQMFKDFEWAQIQALSQYIQLYRAVPGTVLFSEGDRGDFMCIVLQGRLDIHKQDMQHDDKRVASVYAGRSLGEMALVDGEVRSATAVVKEPSVLAVLTHDGFVEIIRDKPALAVKLLLKISQLISQRLRLTSGILVDYLEK; this is encoded by the coding sequence ATGACTTTTAGCACGCAAAAAAATTTATCAACCATCTTAGAACCCTTTGGTGCGAACGAAATTTCGATGGACGAAATTCGCAATACACTCGATGCAACTCAGATGTTTAAAGACTTTGAGTGGGCGCAGATTCAAGCGTTGTCGCAGTATATTCAGCTCTATCGGGCCGTGCCCGGCACGGTGTTATTCAGCGAAGGCGACAGGGGCGATTTTATGTGTATCGTGCTGCAAGGGCGTTTGGATATTCACAAGCAGGACATGCAACACGATGACAAGCGGGTCGCCTCTGTCTACGCGGGGCGAAGTCTGGGTGAAATGGCGCTGGTCGACGGAGAAGTGAGGTCTGCCACGGCGGTGGTTAAAGAGCCGTCCGTGTTAGCCGTGCTGACGCACGATGGCTTTGTGGAAATTATCCGCGACAAGCCGGCGCTGGCCGTTAAACTGCTGCTCAAAATCTCGCAGCTGATCAGTCAGCGACTGCGCCTGACCAGCGGAATACTGGTCGATTATCTGGAAAAATAA
- a CDS encoding DNA/RNA non-specific endonuclease, whose product MIKILQRGIVLLLFSFGTAFAAPDDFKLCRQVFANGTPPVIRHQEGLQMRALCFDAFAVMHSGKSRTPLYVAERLNSTVLQAARGNQRTNKFFADARLPRAERAELNDYHGSGFDRGHMAPAGDMATDSSMAQSFSLANMVPQYSINNRKAWSSIEKATRKYAMRASGDIYVITGPVFDGTPPAIGANRVWVPQHLFKLVYDPSTHKSWVNWLDNTDEAKVGKPISYQELVKRTGIEFLPLKS is encoded by the coding sequence ATGATTAAAATATTGCAACGGGGCATTGTCCTGCTCCTGTTTTCATTCGGGACCGCATTTGCGGCACCGGATGATTTCAAACTCTGCCGCCAGGTGTTTGCCAACGGCACCCCGCCCGTGATCCGGCATCAAGAGGGACTGCAAATGCGTGCGCTCTGCTTTGACGCATTTGCAGTCATGCACTCGGGAAAAAGCCGCACGCCGCTCTATGTTGCAGAACGACTCAACAGCACTGTGCTGCAGGCGGCACGCGGCAACCAAAGAACCAACAAGTTTTTTGCCGACGCCAGATTGCCGCGTGCCGAACGCGCAGAACTTAATGACTATCACGGCTCAGGGTTCGATCGCGGTCACATGGCGCCGGCAGGCGATATGGCAACGGATAGTTCGATGGCACAGAGTTTTTCGCTGGCCAACATGGTGCCGCAGTATTCGATCAATAACCGCAAAGCGTGGTCCAGCATCGAAAAGGCCACCCGAAAATACGCCATGCGCGCATCGGGCGATATTTACGTGATCACCGGCCCCGTATTTGACGGCACGCCGCCCGCGATAGGCGCAAACCGCGTGTGGGTACCGCAGCATTTATTCAAACTGGTGTATGACCCGTCAACCCATAAAAGCTGGGTGAACTGGCTGGACAACACGGATGAGGCAAAAGTAGGCAAACCGATCAGCTATCAGGAATTGGTAAAACGCACCGGCATCGAGTTTCTGCCCCTTAAATCCTGA
- a CDS encoding enoyl ACP reductase FabMG family protein — translation MNSPISLRDLPTGNIFRAGDVFVLFGELFGRGYANGLINEAKKSGMTVVGITVGRRDENNALRALTADELAEAEANLGGRIINVPLMAGFDLDAPAGEPTPTDLLSGMTLKSWQEDKLDWAHIEKCREVGIKRFKDSVARVMNELDSLIPDGANAFFAHTMAGGIPKVKVFLAIANRIYKGRGERFMSSRALLDSDLGKLILMNFDEVTANTFQYLIEGSTAIRTRLEKAGGQVRYTAYGYHGTEILIENQYQWQTYSNYTQGLAKMRLEQVAVNAWKKGVVATVYNCPEIRTNSSDIFAGVELSLFPLLKALKQENGGAWAEAQWQACRPLLQDGITLEALLQKIEDYNVNPVMKTFRNFSAWPMDNSEALAELMIGTSDDIIQMHTDRKELVVGILSALVLEGTGPLMFYETSKPAGPVLWLNHDIIAKQLNAMHNS, via the coding sequence ATGAATTCACCCATTTCCTTAAGAGATCTGCCCACCGGCAACATTTTTCGCGCGGGCGATGTCTTCGTGCTGTTCGGCGAATTATTTGGCCGCGGCTACGCTAACGGTCTGATCAACGAAGCAAAAAAATCCGGCATGACCGTGGTTGGCATCACCGTAGGCCGTCGCGATGAAAACAATGCGCTGCGCGCACTGACAGCAGATGAACTTGCCGAGGCGGAAGCCAATCTGGGCGGGCGCATCATCAACGTGCCGCTGATGGCGGGATTCGATCTGGATGCGCCGGCAGGCGAACCCACCCCGACCGATCTACTCTCGGGCATGACACTCAAGAGCTGGCAGGAAGACAAACTGGACTGGGCGCATATCGAGAAATGCCGCGAAGTGGGCATCAAACGCTTCAAGGACTCCGTTGCACGCGTCATGAACGAACTCGACAGCCTGATCCCTGATGGCGCGAACGCCTTCTTCGCACATACCATGGCAGGCGGCATTCCTAAGGTCAAAGTTTTTCTGGCCATTGCCAACCGCATCTACAAGGGGCGCGGCGAGCGCTTTATGTCCTCCCGCGCGCTGCTGGACAGCGACCTTGGCAAACTGATACTGATGAATTTCGATGAAGTGACCGCCAACACCTTTCAGTACCTGATCGAAGGCAGCACGGCTATCCGCACCAGACTTGAAAAGGCCGGCGGCCAGGTACGCTACACCGCCTACGGCTATCACGGCACCGAGATCCTGATCGAAAATCAATACCAGTGGCAGACCTATAGCAATTACACGCAGGGACTGGCCAAAATGCGCCTGGAACAGGTCGCGGTTAACGCCTGGAAAAAAGGCGTTGTCGCCACCGTTTACAACTGCCCGGAAATCCGCACGAATTCGTCCGATATCTTCGCAGGGGTCGAACTCTCGCTGTTCCCGCTGCTCAAAGCGCTGAAACAGGAAAATGGCGGCGCATGGGCCGAAGCACAGTGGCAAGCCTGCCGTCCGTTATTGCAGGACGGCATCACACTCGAAGCGTTGCTGCAAAAAATTGAAGACTACAACGTCAACCCCGTGATGAAAACGTTCAGGAATTTTTCAGCCTGGCCGATGGATAACTCGGAAGCGCTGGCCGAACTGATGATAGGCACGTCAGACGACATCATCCAGATGCATACAGACCGAAAAGAGCTCGTGGTCGGCATATTGAGCGCGCTGGTACTGGAAGGCACAGGACCCTTGATGTTTTACGAAACCTCCAAACCGGCAGGACCCGTGCTGTGGCTCAACCACGACATCATTGCCAAACAGCTCAATGCAATGCACAACAGTTAA